TATCTGAAAGCCGGCGGTATCCTGCATTACGTATTGAGAAACCTGATCGATGCAGATTGATTGACGAAGTAAGCTGATGAGTAATTGACAGATTCTATGTCAATTATTTGTCATAAGTATGGTGACAGGTTCGTATTGTTGAGAAATTACAGATAAAGTAGAACAACAGTATTCAAAATAGCTCTGTAAATCAGAGTGCTTTCAAAATAAACGGACAGTAACATGAAGAAGTCTTTGATTGGTTTGTTATTGTGCGGACTGTCTGCGTCCGCTGTTGCATCACAATCTGCGGGTATTTTTCTGGGGTCACCGATGAGTGGCGTGCAGTATAAGCAGAATGATCTGCGTTTCTCTTTGGGTTTAGACGATTTTGGCGTGGCCGTCGATAAAACCTTTAACCTGGGAGCGCTGACCCAAAACCCGCAGCTCAACATGGGTTATACCTTTGTCGGGGCGCAGTTCGTTGATGATCACCACGATAAGTTTGGTATCCGTTCTGGTGTTGGTCTGGAAATCCCGGTTAACCAGTTTGAATTGTATGGTGAAGTCGGTCCGACGCTCTACATGGTTGAAGATGTCGATGTGGAGCTTGAAGCCGCAATGGGCGTCCGGGTACGTTTCTGATTGACGGTTGAACCGATTCAAAAGAAAAAAGCTGGCTTATATGCCAGCTTTTTTGATCCGGTCAGGATGCATTCCTGATGGTTGCGGATTGCAGCATCGGTTTGCGTCTTTCCCACTGAGTGACGAAGGCAACTGAGGCAATAATAATGGTTGCCCCTAACCACAGACGTCCCGGCGGTACCCAGCCAAATACCATAAATCCGGCCAGGACATTCAGAGGCAGTTTGGCGTGATCAAACGGCTGGACGAATGAAGCGTCAGCAACAGCGTAAGCTTTGGCAATGGCCCAGTTGGCCAGCGCAGTGAAAACACCGGCTCCCAGCAGAAGTAACCAGGTTTCCCGGCCTTCAGGCATGGTGAAATCCGGCACGGCCAGAAACAGGTTAAAGGGGGTAATCAGCAGCAACAGGTAAACGACCATGGTGCTCGGGGAGTCATGGTGAGACATCTTCTTCACCATTAATGAATAGCTTGCCCAGAAAAATGCCGCACCCACCGGCAATAATGATGCCCAGTTAAAATTGTCGGACCAGGGCTCCAGAATGATCATTGCGCCACAAAACCCAGCCAGCGTCGCAACCCAGCGGACAAAGCCGACTTTTTCTTTCAGCAGTAAACCTGAACCGACGGTGGCAAAAAGGGGAGACGTCATCAGTAATGCAATGCCCTGCCAGATGGGCACCGGATATGCGAGTGCCCAGAGCCACAGCTGAATACCAATCACAGACAGGAAAACCCGGAAACAGTGCATGCCAAAATGTTGGGTTTTCAGCGACTGACGCAGCCCGATACTGTACAGCCAGGGCAGCATGACAATCAGCGCGATAAAGTACTGGATCAGACCGACAGTTGTTGAAGGCAAGTGAAAAACTACACTCAGGTACTGCGCCATGCTGTTGACCACAGCAAAGGCTGATCCTGCGGTTAACATCCAGCAGGCACCCTGAATTGGATTGTGTCGATGCGTCATAAGTATTGTTCAAGTCAAAAATAATCTGAAATCATACTCTGATGACTGCATAGCACCAAATATTTATTCATAAAAAAAGCCGACAAAACAAGCGGCTTTGACGGCTACAAGGAAAGTTGTAAGGGAATGAATTGCTGAATCCGTTTCAGTCAGTTTCCCTGTTTTTATCGGGTCAGATTGCTGCGTATGACAGCTGGATATCCGGGTGAAAGCTTTCCAGCGTGTTTTGTGTATCAGCCAGCAGACTGACTAAAGAGCTCTTCTGCTCAACCAATGCGGCTTCAGCAATGTCTGACAGCGAATAATTCGCCATATTCATATCGATCATCGCCACCTGTAAGGGCGGAAGACTTGGGTTGAATGCTGCGTTTTCGGCATACATGCCTGTGAAGACCCGGCCATCTTTGGCTTTCAGCGCGACACCGGCAAAGTTTTTACTGTAAGGCGCGTGAGACTTATCTGCAGCCTGACAAGCGGCCTGAAGGAGTGCATCGTCTGAATCCAGGCTCAGACCTTTTGAATGGTCTGACAACAGCAAATCGGTGATGCCCAAATCAGCAGGCCCGAAGGATTCCGGTAAGTACGTCTGCAATGCTTTTGGTGTGCGCTCAGGTAACTGAACCATGAGGCTTTGTGCCGTACTGAGTTCATTCATAAACTGGCGGCAGTGGCCGCAAGGCGAGTAATTTACGGTGATATCAGTGATACCCGTTTCGCCTTTCAGCCACGCGTGACTGATGGCCGATTGTTCCGCATGGACCGTCTGAGACATCGACGTCCCTTCAAACTCCATATTTGCACCAAAGTAAAGTCTGCCGGAGTTGCCGCGTGCAATCGCGCCGACATAGAAATTCGACAGGCTGGCAATGGAATAGGCAGCAGCAACTTTCAGCAGCTGAATACGCAGGTCTGCATCTGACAGCTGAGTCACAGTCATCAGGTGTTCAAATTCTTCTTTGCTCAGAGTGGCGTCAAAGCCTGGAGCAGTCATGACAGGCTTCAGCGCCTGTGACAGTTCGAGCGGGAGTTGGCCTAAAGCGTCCATAACTTCAGCGCGCATAGTGATTCTCCTATGTGAATTCACTAAAGCATTCTAGAGCAGTCAAGAATAATTATTGTGATCATAGTCACTATTGATCCTGAGTTATTTCATTCTTATTGCATTTTAGTGAGTGTTATCACAGGTTTTGTGAGAAATGTGTCTGAATTTCAATGCAGTAAAGATCGCATAAGTGTGCATCTTTCCTGTGGGAGCAGATGCACACAGCGTTTGTGATACTTCTTCCGGGAATGTGTAAAGAATTATTGAAAAACAGATAACAGCAACGGATAGATGACCGGGGCGAGCACTGCCGTAATCACACCACACAAGACCAGAGCCAGAGAGCTGAATGCGCCGTCTTTGTAGTTTTCCTCGGCAGCTTTGGCCGTTCCTAACGCATGCGCCACAGTCCCCATGCTTAAGCCTTTTGCCATCGGATGGGTGATGCGGGCAAGTTTGAACAGCGGGTAACCTAAAACGGCGCCAAAGACACCTGCGATCAGTACCATGACCGCGGCCAGTGAAGGAACTCCGCCAATCTGCTGAGCCACGGCCATGGCGATGGGGGTTGTGACCGATTTTGGCAAAATACTGGCGGTCAGCTGTAAATCGGCGCCCAGTGCCAGCGCGATTGCTGTGCCGGCCAGCATGGACAGAACGCTGCCGCACACACATGCCGTCACAATCACTTTCCAGCGGCTGCGGATTTGAGGCAACTGTTCATATAGCGGGAATGCCAGTGCAACCACTGCAGGTTCCAGCAGATAATGAATCCAGCGGTTGTCTGCAAAGTAGGTTTCATAAGGCACGTTGAGGACCAGCAGCAGCGGAATAATGACCACCAGACAGATCAGCAGCGGGTTGAGCACCGGATGCTGAAAACGCTTCGACAACAGACGGGCCAGCCAGAATACAATCAGAGTGACGAACAACCACATCAGTCCGACTCCTTACGCTGTACATACCAGCCCACAAACAATAGGACAATCAGACTGCTGCCGAGGGTGCTGAGCAGCACGGGCAGGGCGTTGGTCTGAAGCAGATCCAGATAATTCATGAGTCCGACTCCGACAGGGACGAACAGAATTGCCATATGGCGGATAAACAGATGACATCCGGGCTTGGCCCAGTTCGGTGGAAGCAGTCCGGCAGAAAGTGCCGCAAAAAGAAACAACATGCCAAGAATGCTGCCCGGAATGGGGATCTGTGTGAGAGATTGGAATCCTTTCCCGGCCATCAGAAAAATGGCAATGATTGCAAATGAACGCAAGTAGCTCATATACACGAGGATGAAGATGAATGGTGTCGCAATCATACAAAAAAGGTGGGATCTAAACCACAATTCTTTGAGGCCTGCACTTGATCCAACACAAACGGCTTACATATTCGACACGATCACCATAGCCACACCTGCCGCTGCCAGCAAAATGACAGACAACTTATGCATCAGGCTGTGCCTGACAATATGTTCAGTCGCCGAGACTTTCGGGCGACTTGTTTTCACGGCATTTTGGGGAGGATGCCGTGGCGGTTTGGGAGGTAAAGCCGTTGGTTGGTGAAAGCGGTGGATATGACGGCAGGTTTCTTTAGGTAAGGGGACCCGGAAACCATAATGAGGCAGCACTTCAACCGGGATTGCCATCATGCCATTCACCGTGAGCTTACGCCTGACGGAATTAAAGACAGAGGCCAGATCAATCTGCTGGACTTGTGAGAGTGAATCCTGAGGCAGAAAGGTTTTATCAGACAGGACTTTATGGCTGATGACTTCCCCCGCAAAATAACACAAGGTTTCCAGAAGACGTGATTCGTGCAGGGTCAGGGCTGTCTCTGACTTATCCGGCCAGACAAGCAGCCGCAGATCCGGTTCGAAATCGACCCGGTTAAACCGGTAACAGCGGGTGAGGGATTCAGTTGCCATAACAATCTCTTCTGCCAAACTATTGCCCGAACAGACTCCTTAACCAGTCTGGCAATATACACCATGGGAGAACCAGCGGGGCTG
This DNA window, taken from Photobacterium sp. CCB-ST2H9, encodes the following:
- the cdd gene encoding cytidine deaminase → MRAEVMDALGQLPLELSQALKPVMTAPGFDATLSKEEFEHLMTVTQLSDADLRIQLLKVAAAYSIASLSNFYVGAIARGNSGRLYFGANMEFEGTSMSQTVHAEQSAISHAWLKGETGITDITVNYSPCGHCRQFMNELSTAQSLMVQLPERTPKALQTYLPESFGPADLGITDLLLSDHSKGLSLDSDDALLQAACQAADKSHAPYSKNFAGVALKAKDGRVFTGMYAENAAFNPSLPPLQVAMIDMNMANYSLSDIAEAALVEQKSSLVSLLADTQNTLESFHPDIQLSYAAI
- a CDS encoding CidB/LrgB family autolysis modulator; protein product: MWLFVTLIVFWLARLLSKRFQHPVLNPLLICLVVIIPLLLVLNVPYETYFADNRWIHYLLEPAVVALAFPLYEQLPQIRSRWKVIVTACVCGSVLSMLAGTAIALALGADLQLTASILPKSVTTPIAMAVAQQIGGVPSLAAVMVLIAGVFGAVLGYPLFKLARITHPMAKGLSMGTVAHALGTAKAAEENYKDGAFSSLALVLCGVITAVLAPVIYPLLLSVFQ
- a CDS encoding CidA/LrgA family protein translates to MIATPFIFILVYMSYLRSFAIIAIFLMAGKGFQSLTQIPIPGSILGMLFLFAALSAGLLPPNWAKPGCHLFIRHMAILFVPVGVGLMNYLDLLQTNALPVLLSTLGSSLIVLLFVGWYVQRKESD
- a CDS encoding DMT family transporter — encoded protein: MTHRHNPIQGACWMLTAGSAFAVVNSMAQYLSVVFHLPSTTVGLIQYFIALIVMLPWLYSIGLRQSLKTQHFGMHCFRVFLSVIGIQLWLWALAYPVPIWQGIALLMTSPLFATVGSGLLLKEKVGFVRWVATLAGFCGAMIILEPWSDNFNWASLLPVGAAFFWASYSLMVKKMSHHDSPSTMVVYLLLLITPFNLFLAVPDFTMPEGRETWLLLLGAGVFTALANWAIAKAYAVADASFVQPFDHAKLPLNVLAGFMVFGWVPPGRLWLGATIIIASVAFVTQWERRKPMLQSATIRNAS